A portion of the Lolium rigidum isolate FL_2022 chromosome 1, APGP_CSIRO_Lrig_0.1, whole genome shotgun sequence genome contains these proteins:
- the LOC124698845 gene encoding protein ENHANCED DISEASE RESISTANCE 2-like has translation MSSSSSTVVYEGWMVRHGRRKIGRSFIHMRYFVLETRLLSYFKRKPQHKAPKLPIKSLHIDGNCRVEDRGLKMHHGHMLYVLSVYNKREKHHRITMAAFNIQEALIWKEKIEAVIDQQQGVVLPDGNATFNSVHQKANVESGRKSSSSDRDSQYSHEEEEEEEDNHRALMRRTTIGNGPPESLHDWTRGNDTGISDQGSPAQVFSRGHWRLVRCQNGLRIFEELQDVDYLARSCSRAMKAVGVVEASCEAIFQLVMSMDTTRFEWDCSFQYGSLVEEVDGHTAILYHRLQLDWFSGFVWPRDLCYVRYWRRNDDGSYVVLFQSREHPNCGPQPGFVRAHIESGGFNISPLKSRNGRVRTQVQHLMQIDLKGWGVGYLPSFQQHCLLHMLNSVAGLREWFSQSDESQILPRIPVMDNMALSVSSKKGTKAQDNTVQTSLPVDQSRHSTKLEEESDEDDDEDFQLPESEQEPSTRGLDEDGKLPGLDEEGSDEIDFSVFSGNLRRDDRDNSRDCWRISDGNNFRVRSKNFIYDKSKVPAGKPLMELVAVDWFKDVKRMDHVSRRKGCAVQVAAEKGLFSLAINLQVPGTTNYSMVFYFVTKKLIPNSLLQRFVDGDDEFRNSRFKLIPSVPKGSWIVRQSVGSTPCLLGKAVDITYIRGANYLEIDVDIGSSTVANGVLGLVCGVITTLVVDMAFLVQGNAYEDLPERLIGAVRMSHIELSSAVVPVLED, from the exons atgtcgtcgtcctcgtcgacagTGGTCTACGAGGGGTGGATGGTCCGGCACGGCCGCCGCAAGATCGGGCGCTCCTTCATCCACATGCGCTACTTCGTGCTGGAGACCCGGCTGCTGTCCTACTTCAAGCGCAAGCCGCAGCACAAGGCGCCCAAGCTCCCCATCAAGTCGCTCCACATCGACGGCAACTGCAGGGTCGAGGACAGGGGCCTCAAGATGCACCACGGCCAt ATGCTCTATGTCTTGAGTGTCTACAACAAGAGGGAGAAGCACCACCGCATCACG ATGGCGGCATTCAATATCCAGGAGGCTCTGATTTGGAAGGAGAAAATCGAGGCGGTCATCGATCAG CAACAAGGTGTAGTGCTGCCTGATGGTAATGCAACCTTTAACTCAGTGCATCAAAAGGCTAATGTAGAAAGTGGAAGGAAATCTTCTTCCTCTGACCGTGACAGTCA GTATAgtcatgaagaggaagaagaggaggaggacaatcACCGAGCATTGATGCGGAGAACAACAATTGGGAATG GTCCTCCGGAATCATTGCACGATTGGACTCGTGGAAACGATACGGGAATATCTGATCAGGGAAGCCCTGCCCAAGTTTTCTCTAGAGGACACTGGCGCCTTGTCAGATGCCAGAATG GTCTCCGCATTTTTGAGGAGCTCCAGGATGTTGATTACCTT GCAAGAAGCTGTAGCAGAGCAATGAAGGCTGTTGGAGTGGTTGAGGCCTCGTGTGAGGCTATATTTCAGCTTGTGATGAGCATGGACACCACCCGCTTTGA GTGGGACTGCAGCTTCCAGTATGGTAGTCTAGTGGAGGAGGTCGACGGCCACACCGCAATACTATACCATAGGCTACAATTGGATTGGTTTTCAGG GTTTGTTTGGCCTCGCGATCTTTGTTATGTACGATATTGGCGGCGTAATGATGATGGAAGTTATG TTGTGTTGTTTCAATCCAGAGAGCACCCAAACTGTGGTCCACAACCAGGATTTGTGAGGGCACACATTGAGA GTGGTGGATTCAATATTTCTCCACTAAAATCCCGTAATGGGAGAGTCCGAACACAAGTACAACATCTTATGCAGATTGATTTGAAGGGGTGGGGGGTTGGCTACTTACCTTCATTTCAGCAGCATTGCCTCCTTCATATGTTGAACAGTGTTGCTG GGCTCAGGGAATGGTTTTCACAAAGTGATGAAAGTCAAATACTCCCTAGAATTCCTGTAATGGATAATATGGCCCTATCAGTTTCTTCTAAGAAAGGCACAAAAGCGCAAGATAATACTGTGCAAACCAGCCTTCCAGTGGATCAAAGTAGACATTCCACCAAGCTTGAGGAGGAatctgatgaagatgatgatgaagattttCAGTTACCTGAATCTGAGCAAGAG CCATCAACTCGTGGGCTGGATGAAGATGGTAAACTGCCAG GGTTGGATGAGGAGGGTTCAGATGAGATTGATTTTTCTGTATTTTCTGGAAATTTACGCCGGGATGACCGTGATAACAGTCGTGATTGCTGGAGAATATCTGATGGAAATAACTTCAGAGTGCGGAGCaagaactttatatatgataaaaGCAAG GTTCCTGCTGGAAAACCTCTTATGGAGCTTGTTGCTGTTGACTGGTTTAAAGACGTGAAACGAATGGATCATGTTTCTAGAAGAAAAGGATGCGCTGTTCAA GTTGCCGCTGAGAAGGGTCTTTTTTCATTGGCAATAAATCTACAA GTTCCTGGCACAACAAACTATAGTATGGTTTTCTACTTTGTTACAAAGAAACTGATACCGAACTCCTTGTTGCAACGCTTTGTTGATGGCGATGATGAATTCCGCAATAGTAGGTTCAAGTTGATCCCATCTGTACCAAAG GGTTCATGGATTGTCCGACAAAGCGTTGGCAGCACACCATGTCTGTTAGGCAAAGCAGTTGACATCACCTATATCCGTGGTGCAAATTACTTGGAA ATAGATGTGGACATTGGTTCGTCTACAGTGGCAAATGGTGTCTTGGGGCTCGTCTGTGGCGTCATCACAACTCTAGTTGTCGACATGGCTTTTCTTGTCCAG GGCAACGCATATGAGGATCTCCCGGAACGACTGATTGGTGCAGTTCGGATGTCGCACATAGAGTTATCATCTGCAGTTGTTCCTGTTCTTGAGGATTAA
- the LOC124662524 gene encoding oryzain alpha chain-like: protein MRFMVAAALLLLVSLAAAAAAATTTSDSSGTPYRERSEEEMRRIFTEWSRSYRKTDTSAAEEERRYALFCHYLQRIDLHWHNAGYPAWSWDRERSEEEAQRIFVEWKARNGKSYSSIADEEHRYATFKDALREVDRHNVGYTFGVHDSIVGISNLADLTHEEIKVVEELRA, encoded by the exons ATGAGGTTCATGGTGGCGGcagcgctgctgctgctggtgtcgctggctgcggcggcggcggcggctacgacCACATCGGACAGCAGCGGGACGCCGTACAGGGAGAGGAGCGAGGAGGAGATGCGGCGGATCTTCACGGAGTGGTCGAGGAGTTACCGCAAGACCGACACCTCCGCCGCTGAGGAGGAGCGTCGTTACGCCTT GTTCTGTCACTACCTCCAACGCATCGATCTCCATTGGCACAACGCCGGCTACCCTGCCTGGTCCTGGGACAGGGAgaggagcgaggaggaggcgCAGCGGATCTTCGTGGAGTGGAAGGCTAGGAACGGCAAGAGCTACAGCTCCATTGCCGATGAGGAGCACCGCTACGCAACGTTCAAGGACGCCCTACGCGAGGTCGACCGGCACAACGTCGGCTACACTTTTGGGGTCCATGATAGCATTGTTGGCATCAGCAATCTCGCCGACCTCACCCATGAGGAGATCAAAGTCGTCGAGGAGTTACGTGCTTAG